A portion of the Meiothermus sp. CFH 77666 genome contains these proteins:
- a CDS encoding ribose-phosphate pyrophosphokinase, translated as MERPLMVFSGQSNRPLALEIAENLGVPLGKSTTERFANDCLFVRYEQSLREGDIFIIQSLTPPVQDHLVELLMMIDAAKSSSAARVTAVIPYYAYARSDKKDAPRISIAARLVADLIQAAGADRVLTMTLHSAQVHGFFKVPVDHLSAEPVIANYFATQVDRLENAVVVAPDAGDIKRASSLARRLALPIAFIDKQRLSDTEVTSRGLVGDVRGKTALIVDDEVSTAGTLIQAAESLTQNGAQAVYAAFTHGVYVGPAIDRIEKGPILEVAATNTCTYNARPSSKIKQLSVGPLFAEAIWRIHRGESVSSLFT; from the coding sequence ATGGAACGACCTCTGATGGTTTTTAGTGGACAGTCCAACCGGCCCCTGGCCCTGGAAATAGCCGAGAACCTGGGGGTGCCCCTGGGCAAAAGCACCACCGAGCGCTTCGCCAACGACTGCCTCTTCGTCCGCTACGAGCAGAGCCTGCGCGAGGGCGATATTTTCATCATTCAGTCGCTCACCCCTCCGGTGCAGGATCACCTGGTGGAGCTCCTGATGATGATAGATGCCGCCAAGAGCAGCAGCGCGGCGCGGGTCACGGCCGTGATTCCCTACTACGCCTACGCCCGCAGCGACAAGAAAGACGCACCCCGCATTTCCATTGCGGCCCGCCTGGTCGCCGACCTGATTCAGGCCGCAGGCGCCGACCGGGTGCTGACCATGACGCTCCATTCGGCGCAGGTACACGGCTTTTTCAAGGTTCCGGTAGACCACCTGTCGGCGGAGCCGGTAATTGCCAACTACTTTGCCACCCAGGTAGACAGGTTGGAAAACGCCGTAGTGGTTGCGCCCGATGCAGGGGACATCAAGCGGGCCAGCTCTCTGGCCCGCCGACTGGCCCTGCCCATTGCGTTCATTGACAAGCAGCGCCTCTCCGATACCGAGGTGACCTCGAGGGGGCTGGTGGGCGATGTGCGCGGCAAGACCGCCCTGATCGTTGACGACGAGGTCTCCACCGCAGGCACCCTGATCCAGGCCGCCGAATCGCTCACACAGAATGGAGCCCAGGCGGTGTACGCGGCCTTTACGCACGGGGTGTATGTGGGGCCCGCCATTGATCGAATTGAAAAAGGCCCCATTCTGGAGGTGGCCGCCACCAATACCTGCACCTACAACGCCCGGCCCAGCTCCAAAATTAAGCAACTGAGCGTGGGGCCGCTCTTCGCCGAAGCCATCTGGCGGATTCACCGGGGGGAGTCGGTCTCGAGCCTGTTCACCTAA
- a CDS encoding Xaa-Pro peptidase family protein: MDIAKAQQALQEARIPGWLLYSFQGSNVLALEALGLQGRMLSRRFAYLIPAQGEPVLIVHAIEKSSFPNLPGQWVVFSSWEQFAHALQTHVAPLGRIAMEYHPGGGIPYLSRIDAGTLELLRGMGLEVISSAEILLQFQTWAPADLAAHKRAAQGIRAALEHALGFVRARLDQPPSEREVQAEISKVFEARGLVFDHPPMVAYGPNAANPHHTVGESRLERGQVMLIDLWCKEPEGPYADVTWMAGWEVSDRVQEAWMVVQEARDTALEVCRQSLAQGRRPRGYELDRAARQVIEKAGMGAHILHRTGHHLGYSATHGNGTHLDDLETHDTRPLIPGLGFTIEPGVYPGPFGIRSEINVFLHESGPEVTTGLQTEIERL; this comes from the coding sequence ATGGACATCGCTAAAGCCCAACAAGCCCTGCAAGAGGCCCGCATACCCGGTTGGCTGCTCTACAGTTTTCAGGGGAGCAATGTGCTCGCCCTGGAAGCCCTGGGGTTGCAAGGCCGCATGCTCAGCCGCCGCTTTGCGTATCTGATCCCCGCGCAGGGTGAACCCGTTTTGATCGTTCATGCCATCGAGAAGAGTAGCTTTCCCAACCTGCCGGGGCAGTGGGTGGTGTTCTCGAGCTGGGAACAATTCGCCCATGCCCTGCAGACCCACGTCGCCCCACTGGGGCGTATCGCCATGGAATATCACCCCGGCGGGGGCATTCCCTACCTTTCCCGCATCGATGCCGGAACCCTGGAACTGCTGCGCGGGATGGGCCTCGAGGTGATCTCTTCGGCAGAAATCCTGCTGCAGTTCCAGACCTGGGCGCCCGCCGACCTGGCCGCTCACAAGCGGGCTGCTCAGGGCATTCGCGCAGCGCTGGAACATGCCCTGGGCTTTGTGCGGGCCCGGCTCGACCAGCCGCCTTCTGAACGGGAGGTGCAGGCCGAGATTAGCAAGGTCTTCGAAGCTAGGGGCCTGGTCTTTGATCACCCTCCTATGGTGGCCTACGGCCCCAATGCGGCCAACCCCCACCACACCGTGGGGGAAAGCCGATTGGAGCGGGGGCAGGTCATGCTGATTGACCTGTGGTGCAAGGAGCCGGAGGGCCCCTACGCCGATGTGACCTGGATGGCCGGGTGGGAGGTCTCGGATCGGGTTCAGGAAGCCTGGATGGTGGTGCAGGAGGCGAGGGACACGGCCCTCGAGGTTTGTCGTCAGTCGTTGGCCCAGGGCCGTAGACCCAGGGGCTACGAACTCGACCGCGCCGCCCGCCAGGTCATCGAAAAGGCTGGTATGGGAGCCCACATTCTGCACCGCACCGGCCACCACCTGGGCTATAGCGCCACCCACGGCAACGGAACCCATCTGGACGACCTCGAGACCCACGACACCCGCCCCCTGATTCCCGGCCTGGGCTTCACCATCGAGCCAGGGGTCTACCCCGGCCCTTTTGGCATTCGCAGCGAGATTAATGTGTTCCTGCACGAGTCTGGCCCGGAGGTCACCACTGGCCTGCAAACCGAAATAGAGCGGCTGTAA
- a CDS encoding iron-sulfur cluster assembly accessory protein has protein sequence MVQEQTVLSITPLAAERAREILNRYNKPNAAIRVFIKSGGCSGYQYGMAVDERELEGDTTVEMHGVRLVVDRMSLPLLAGSEVDWVENLMGGGFSVNNPQATSSCGCGHSFRTDGAKVPNGEGGSCCSS, from the coding sequence GTGGTTCAGGAGCAGACCGTGCTTTCCATTACCCCCTTGGCCGCCGAACGGGCCAGGGAGATTTTGAATCGGTACAACAAGCCTAATGCGGCGATTCGCGTTTTCATCAAGTCGGGCGGCTGTAGCGGTTATCAGTACGGCATGGCCGTGGACGAGCGGGAGCTCGAGGGGGATACCACGGTGGAAATGCACGGGGTGCGGCTGGTGGTAGATCGCATGTCCCTGCCCCTGCTGGCGGGCTCAGAGGTGGACTGGGTAGAAAATCTGATGGGTGGGGGTTTTAGCGTCAACAACCCACAGGCTACGTCTTCTTGCGGCTGCGGCCACTCCTTCCGCACCGATGGCGCCAAGGTGCCCAACGGTGAAGGCGGCAGTTGCTGCAGCAGCTAG